One Zeugodacus cucurbitae isolate PBARC_wt_2022May chromosome 3, idZeuCucr1.2, whole genome shotgun sequence genomic region harbors:
- the LOC105215339 gene encoding uncharacterized protein LOC105215339: MMFYASINSSASNSNSNSYKCNNKDIRESKHNVSGSDVDCDCSLLKAANTNSAHDAASALAPKQRSSSYKKYRRAKPLLNDHQHNTGTCNNNNNDAQHLDHSSNSITPITPASAPTTATTPSEDCVDSCASRLRGRHHATLSACCSSAASSSALAVALAASLSICRAFSLSICVLLLLRLAPTVRGLAVGVDTVNANITDLGSPGGYSTKVYSID; the protein is encoded by the coding sequence ATGATGTTCTACGCCAGCATCAACAGCAGcgccagcaacagcaacagcaacagctacAAGTGTAACAACAAAGACATTCGCGAAAGCAAACACAACGTCAGCGGCTCTGACGTCGACTGCGACTGTAGTTTGCTAAAAGCAGCCAACACGAACAGCGCACATGATGCGGCGTCCGCATTGGCGCCAAAGCAGCGCAGCAGCAGCTATAAGAAGTACCGCAGAGCGAAACCGCTTCTTAACGATCACCAACACAACACTggcacttgcaacaacaacaacaatgacgcaCAGCACTTAGACCACAGTAGTAATTCAATTACGCCAATAACGCCCGCATCCGCGCCTACAACAGCGACGACGCCCAGCGAAGACTGCGTGGATTCATGCGCCAGTCGTCTCCGGGGCCGCCATCATGCTACGCTTAGCGCTTGCTGCAGTTCGGCGGCGTCAAGCTCGGCCCTCGCAGTGGCGTTGGCCGCCAGTTTAAGCATTTGTCGCGCCTTTAGCTTATCGATATGCGTTCTGCTTTTGTTGCGGCTTGCACCCACCGTGCGTGGCCTCGCCGTCGGTGTCGACACAGTCAATGCCAACATCACAGATTTGGGTAGTCCCGGTGGGTATTCGACGAAAGTTTATAGTATAGATtaa